The genomic segment ACTCGCCGCATGCGAGCCATCGCCCTATGTCTTACATCCTGATGACGGAGCGCAACCAAGCTCAGGAGATTGTGCTCAAGAGCCGTGGGGTTCTGCCCATTGCACTTGATGAGCGCGACCCCGGGCGTGCAACCACTGTGTTCCTTCGCGATCTGCTCAGGGAGGTTCGGCGCCTGCGACGCCGGAACCGACGTGGATGAGCCGGGCCGGCGAACAGGCTGTGTGCTCCGATTAAGATGGAAGCATGTGCTCACCCCTGGCAGCCTTTTGCCTTGCCGCCGTGCTGGTTCTATCCGGCTGCGGGTATCACACGCTGGGGTCGGCCACGCATCTGGCGCCGGATGTGCGGACATTGTCGGTTCCTCAATTTGCCACACGCACAGAGGCGTATCACACGGAGACAGTGATGACGCAGGCTGTTATCCGCGAGTTTGCCACGCGTACACGGCTGCACGTCACGCCTTCCAGCAGCGGCGAACCAGACGCGGTTCTGCATGGCACGATCCTGCAGCAGACGATTACCCCGCTTACGTACAACACGACCACGCAGCAGTCGTCGAGCTTTCTTATCACGATTGTCGTGTCGGTCACGCTGACGGGTCACGATGGCCGCGTACTCTACGAGAACAAGAACTACGTCTTCCGGCAGCAGTATCAATCCACTACTGACCTTGCGAGCTTCA from the Occallatibacter riparius genome contains:
- the lptE gene encoding LPS assembly lipoprotein LptE, with the protein product MCSPLAAFCLAAVLVLSGCGYHTLGSATHLAPDVRTLSVPQFATRTEAYHTETVMTQAVIREFATRTRLHVTPSSSGEPDAVLHGTILQQTITPLTYNTTTQQSSSFLITIVVSVTLTGHDGRVLYENKNYVFRQQYQSTTDLASFIDESPAAEERLSRDFARALVADVIEGL